A window of Cyclopterus lumpus isolate fCycLum1 chromosome 10, fCycLum1.pri, whole genome shotgun sequence genomic DNA:
taaaaatacatttttaaaataaatattactaCTATTTTGACCAGCAGTCAGAGGCTGATTAAAGATATGTCTTTGTTTTGTCAACGTGGCTACATAACATAAACTACCAGTAATCTATCAAATGCAAGCAAATGGAAAGACTGAGAAAATGAGATTCAAGATGGAAAAAACAATGTTACTTTAATTCTAAACATGTGTGGGACCTCGTGAAATTCTCTTGCAGCCTGACAGTTTGAGACCCGTAATCTTAACACAAAACATGCAACCATAAGCAAAGATCAAGGCAATACTagaaaaaaatgatttttcagatgtttttaatCTAATTCTCCAAGCTTGGTATTTCTATAATTGTCAATGACATTTCAGTGAAAATGctttccccccacccccttcatTAGAACTGCAGGTTTCCCTCACCCGCGGGTTGATTACAGCCATTCAACTTCATTAAAAGAAACCCAATCTCAAAATTAATTCCCTCGGTCGCACTGTGCAGAGAGGCAATTTCAATAGAGTGCCCCTCATTCTTTGCCACGCGTTTAAAAGTCCATCATCCATTAGCTAAACCCGCTCATCCTTAGAGGGTCGCGGAGGGGGACCGGAGCCCCTTCCAGCAGCCGCTGAGCGAGAGGCCCATCTGGGACGTCACGGGGCCGACCCGCGGAGACGGACCGCCAGCCATTCACGTCCACAACGAGGGGCCATTCAGAACCGCCAATTAAGCAAACATGCATGTTTTTGGACTGTGGGAAAGTCCCCACGGGccggtgggggggaggggggaggggtggggggggggaagcacgCGACCTCCACATGGAAAGAGGCCGAGCCTCTCCAAAACCGTCCGTTGTCGGCAACGGTTcctcaaaaaacagaaaaaggaggcttcctctcctgctccggGTTCACAGCTCCCGAGGCGCTAACGAGGGATGAGCTCGTCAGCTCTAATCCAATGGCTCCCGATTAAAGGCTCCACATTGGCAGCCAACGGGTCACATCCAGGCCCACTTCTACTCGGCTGCTTCCTTGACGCTCCACGTGCTCTGGAGACGCCCTTGCAGATGTCATAACAGGCCTACTGGATCTCCAATATACCCCACCgccagaggtcaggggtcaaggCGCATACCAGACTGCCCAGGTGACACATTAAGTTGGATTTAAGTTTCTGTGCACATCTATACAGGTATTTCAATCATCAAGGCTGATTAGAGCACTGCTATGCTGGGAATTAAGTGAGGGTACCAAACTCCATATTCTAATAAGGAGGATAATTCGAACCTTAGCAGAGAGGTTTCAGGCCCTGATGAACCCACCTGCTCGGCACCAGACAGCGAGAGGCGAGCTGGACTAGCAGCTATCGTTTCCCTCCAGCACGCCTCTAGTGCGATGCAAAAGCATCCAGATAAAACACTGTAAGCAGCTTAGCGGCTTCAAAAGAGAGGAGACGGCAGAATCCACCAAATTAATTTGGCTTTTGAGGAGAATTTCTTGTTAAAAGCAGCTCCTCTGAAAAATACTCTGCAAACACTTCAAGACCTTGGGAGGCAGAGGGTCCGATTCATGTCCCAATTCTGTGTAGACTACAGTCTGTTTCCtattcatgcacacacagtaaacacacacacacacactcacacacacacagcaaacacacaccccCTTGAGAAGAACCCTAGTCATGATGCAGCTGAGCTaagcacttttaaaaacacactctccctctctctaaaGTAAGTGTGTATGTCGGCAACGTTAACAGAAAGGCAGCGTGACCTGCCAGAATATGAGCCCATAGCTGTAATGCGATTACCAGCATATGAAACATAATGACAGACGATGAGAGCGAGACAGAGACGGAGTGCATTGGGTGgggtagtgtgtgtgagggggggggggggccgcaGCAGAGCAACAGCAGGTAAACACTAATGTAATTGCCATTAGATCAATTTGATAGTGGTCAGAGATCACCGCTTGTGATGATAAATATGGATCTGATAAAACCACTGAGGCTGAAATATGGGCCGATGTGAGAGCTGCACTTACTCAGAGCGGCGTGACCACGCAGCGAGGCCCGTCTGCTGGGCGGCGCTCTTATCTGAGCTCTGACAGCGAGCATCCAGCTGGTGGAGCATTAGGCACGCGCTCACTTTTgtgtttatatcatattatagATCATCTTATGCATATTCACTTTGTTCTCTCTAAAATCATATAAGTGGAGGCTTTAAATACGCCCAGTGGACTCTCTGCCTCTTCCTGATCCgtgttattatttgtgtatttctttttattgtggAAAATAGCATAatataaacaaactaaataaagtaATCAGCTGGAGAGTCAGTCCAAAACAGAGCAGCTGTTGGACGCCCATCCATCAGGTGACCAGAGGTTGCTCAGCCTGAAGGAAAGCACCATGTGCTGGCTGTCAACAGGGAGtctcgtctccttgtctccttgtctccttgtggtcCAACAAACTTGTGGAATGCATTTTCTTCCTCGTAATAACGAAACATTTGCTATGGAGATTTATTTACTATACATTTCAAAGCGTCCACGTTGCTAAATTGGCTCTGAACTGAATATCTGTGTAATCGTGTATAACTGGAAGCAGCAGTGTGTATTGCAGTGTcctggtctcacacacacacacccctcaggTTACCTTTAGAAAGAGATACCTCGAGTGTCGATAGCTTGTTTCCATTGAGTTTTGACATTCAAATCATCTTCATGTTTTAACAATATTTCTCACAATCCACTAAACAAAAATCATATAGAACACCCACGAGATAAATATGAATGTTGTGTGAGGGAGAAGTTCAGGCTTTTCATTTGTAGCATACAGACTTCAGTTCAAGCAGACTTCAACATATGCTCTGCATGATTGCCCAGAAATTGAAAacggtaaaaaaagaaagaaaaagaataaaaaaaataaaaaaaaggatgcatACTATATTTCAAAATGCAATTAGAGAGCTTTTAACCGTGTTGCCCGGACGGATTGACTCAGTGGAGTCATGCACAAATTAGGGAACGATCAGCTCGGGTTAGCAAAGCATTCTGGGCaaagaaattacaaaataaaagaaacgacagagagggggaagcagaaaaaaaacagagccaGACAGGAAGTCCCCGAGGAGCTCCTCACTGCTCTGCAGCTTCACACGTCTCCTGGGGGAGCGCACAACATGCAGCCCAACACAGTGGGGAGGGGATGCCAAGTGGGCTTCCTTTCTGCAGGACAAACGGGAATACAGACAACAGTCACTGCGaaaacagtttgttttattaaacaaagTTATCGAATCAgacataaatatattaacagCATGGCCTTGCCTAGCTACAGATTTAAATAATTTCCCCCTCAGAAAGCTGGCGATCAGACTGAGATGCTCTGACGCAACCAGAGCGGAGGATGAGCTCGTCTCTCTGTTGGCGTTCGTCTGGATGGACGGATTCTAGACGCAGaaccctgatgctgcaggaaCGGTCACTAATGAGCGAGGTCAAGGGggaagacattttaaagaaaaagaaaagctgattCAATAAGACTTCGTCTGGTATATGATCCATGCTGATTACATGAATCATCTGCATCCCATTAACATGAAGCCAGTGTAGCCTATAATAAAAGTTGACAGACCGAATCCCTGCAATCCATTGTTGGACCTGAAACTCGAGCTGAAATTGCTTTCTTCTCAAATTGCCACAGCGCATGCATTGGAACAGCGATACGACGTCGTGCCAGTCTGTTTCATTTGCATCCAATTATTATGGGGGGCTTTTACTCACTTCTTCATTGCGGGTCCGCAAATTGATCCGAACCGACTGTTTACCGAGGGAGGAGGCAACCGGCTGCAAGTGACATCGAGTGCAAGTACAAATGTCATATTGTTTAACACTAGAGCGCCAATCTGTCAAAGTCCCTTTTATCTGTTCAAGGGGGTGGGTCAGCTGTTCAGTATTAGTGTTTTCTAAAGGAATCATTGAAATATGCCATTtgatttttctattttctaccCTAAGAATGAGGCAGCTGCGAATAAGCTTGGCATAAAGACGGGCTGcagaccaccccccccccccctcccaacatGTTAGTAATAAAAACTAAGTATGGAACTTTCTGCTCGGGCGCAGTGAGTTGGACGACAATGAAAACACTGGCGGCGGGTTTTAGCAGCAGGAACACAAACCAGTCAGAATTGTCTGTGCGCTTATGGATGTTTCTCTTTGTCAAAGAAAAACGGTGCTTTCGTATTCACTTTGCTCTCGTGTTGAACACAGCTCTGCCTGCCAATGAGTTCTCCACAAGGAACATGAGCCTAAAGGATTAATAGTGCCACCACGTAATGCTAAATCAAGTATGCATCATATTAGAAGAAATATTCAAGGCATCCACCCGTCCATCCTCCCTTTGTGCTCGTCTCCATCCGTCCATCTGTGGCGGTTCTATTCCCGTCATCACGCCGGCCCTCTACTCGTTTTCCTCCCTGTTGAGAGGTAGAGGAGCTGCCGCCTCATTCTCATCTGCACGCTCACCGTCTGGACAGAAACCAGTCAGAAAACACGTCAGCAgatgaaagaagaggaaagTATTTCTAAATAAACTAATGCAAACTTACCGGAGGCAGGCTCGCCATCTTTCCCATCATGGCCCGGTGGTCAAAGTTGTCGTAGACGTTCCTGTCCTCACCGGGGTCGTCTGTCAACATGTACAACTCCCCCCCGTGGACATCCGACACGTTCACCTAGAATGAGATGCAGATGGATGACAGGCAAATATAATCTGCTGCTGTCATGGAAAAACGTACTGCGCCACACAATGGACAGAtcgatcaatcaatcaatcagatCAATAACACACAGAACCTGAAACAGAGAGATATTATACACCAACCTGAAATGTTTTAGGGTTGAACCCCAGCCAGAGAGTGTATCTATAGTCCCAGCAGCGCAGAGAGTAACCCATGACCGTTATGTCTTTAAGGTCGGGGAGGTCAGAGTTCACCTacaaaaaattttttaaaaaagatttcaATAATGAACACTGAACTATAAAAGCGTCTCCCGTAGAAGCTGCCAACTCGTCCTGTGAGCCGATGTCTGGCGTACAGAGATCAACCTGCAGCCGGCGCCGGTCGCTCGAGACCTCCCCCCCGTGGCCGGCAGCGGGCCGGCGTACAAACGCAGCGAGGGCAGAGAGCGGCTTCAGCTGCTATGACCTTCACTAATGTGAACATTTTATATGAGTCCACTAAATCCATTTCATTAAAAGTAACAGGGCGACATGTTAATTAAAAGATTAGGCCCGCTTTCTGAacaatagaaaaataaagatttaacCTTTAGACGGCTCATGGAggcttttttcatttcatttgcttTTCTAAACACTCGGTCTGGTACCTGTGGCGTGTCGGCAGGTCGAGGGTACTGGCTGAAAGACATGGCTTCTGTAATCCTTTGCTCTTTGTGTCGGTGTTGGAAGGTGGAGGCcctgttttttccttctgtaCACAACTCCTCCTGAAAGCCAGAGggtaaaaaaggaaagaaatgtcaGAGGCCATTACGTCACGGGCACGTCGGGCACGTTGGGGGTTGTTTATGCAGCGTTTACTCCCATTAACTTTGTTTGGCAATGTTGACACGAGGGCCAAATGAAACCTGAAGGTTTGCAGTTTGGTTCTTGCGTTGCAATTTGTGGGAAATGTGAAGTGCGTGCTTGACACGGCATGAAAACCTGGTTTCAACTAAAAGACCAAAAGGGTTACAGACGTCCAGCGAACGTCACAGAGGCTGAAGGACACTTTGAATCCCACTTTGGTAAAGTAAATACCAGACTGCAGCCGTGCTGCCATAGATGCTCCGCGGCAGCACTCTAGATGCTCAGCGTGCTCACAATGTTTAGCCATTCAAAGGCCATTTCCTTCACTTCTACACTTAGTCCCACCTGATGCACATCGACGCAATACCACCATGGCATGGCACATCTTTGGAGCGGTCGGTTAACAAGGCACAGCAAATAAATGCCTTCAaggacccttttttttttttttaaaagggagcTGAAAGTATCCTATTATTGTTTATACTGGATTAGATTTAGATTGTAGTTGAACTGCCAGTGTAATAAGTTTCATTACGTGGAATATGTCGTAGGTCAGATATTCCTGATATTTTCCAACTCAACGGACATAAAAGTCGGAGGTTGCTACACCAGTCTAGACCAAAGTGGAGTAAGGACCAACGTTGCCTTTCCACTGTTGCCAACGGCAAAgttgaatctgatgcattttttcCTACTGTGGTTGAGACAAAGAGCAAGTTGTAGACATAACCAAAGCTCTTCAGTGCAAAGCTTTAGTCAGTGAAAACTAGATTCAAACGCTTTCATTTCCATCCATTGCTACCTGAAAAGAGAAGTCCGGACACGGTCTCGGTGCTTTGAGGCCAGCCAGGTGGGAGACGGTCGGAAAAACATCCACCAGCTCCACCACGTTTTTGACAACTCGTTCATCTGAAAGAgagacgggggtggggggggggggggggtcagccaATTAGAGAAAGTCTTACATTCCCACTTACAGCGAATTAGCCAAGATATCTCCTAAATATCACTAGACTCCCTGCAATTGCATCATCGTTGCACCATTTATGCACAACTATCCGAGGCTAAATATCAAAGTGAATCCCTCTCTAAATACTTCCGGGAGCTCTCCGTGTAAATCAAAAGACTTCATTTAAGTTGACAGAATCATCCATGTTTTATATGAGGAATTAGGACTAAAATTATTCAATCAGACGCAAGTTCCCTTTTGTGAGTTGATAGACATGgtgcttttaaaaatgataatacaaaagaaaaaaaggagggaggattGTCCATGCTGCGTTAATCAACACGAGTAGTCATTGAAGGGGGGCCTTACTCTTAAAGACGAGCTCCGACTGGACGAGGACATTAATAAAGGGAAAGGTAGACCCTCGCAGCGAGTCGCGGCCGGTGACCCCAGGAACGTAGAAGATGAGGGGGACACGCGTTGAAACATCAAAATTTGAATACTTTGCCCATTCACCGTGTTCTCCCAATGACCACCCTGCAACAAGAGGGGAGACAGATTTAAAAGAGGTTAGTTCACAATGACTGAGGCAGATGGGAGGAATAAAACAGTATTTGACAACTAGTATTTGAAAATGATGGCATTGGATTGAGCTTTACTGGGTATGAATCAAAACAGTCATGGAAAGGATTCACTCCGGTGTCCTCCACTGAAGGAGACATTAAAAGAAATTGAGTTTCCGAgtcaaaggggaaaaaagggaaaataagtAGTGCAAGAAAGAGCTGGGATTTTAGGATACAGCTAGATTAGTGGGAGAAGGTAATGGAACAACACGCTGTTACAACACTGCCCTCTGGTGGCGACAGACGCATGTctgcaataaatacatttacacatacatacactttttttttttaaacactacTTCCTAACTAGAAACGCACCGAAAGCCTGACATAGGACAAGAGTTAATCATTTCCCTAAGTATCCATCGGCGTCCACTAACCATGATCTGAGGTGAACACCACCATGGTGCCGTTGGCCAGCCCCAGCTCATCCAGAGCACCGAGCAGCCGCCCGACTTGGGCATCCATGTAAGACACGGCAGCGTAGTAGTGCTGACGGATGCGCAGCTGGAAGACACGATGTGGAACACAGTTGGTGTGCGACACAGGAAGTAGCAGCAACAAGGGAGAGCAATACGTGTACATGGAGATGTTTTTCAGGGTGAGCAGCGCGCTCGTACCTGGAAGTCTTTGGGAATCGGCCCGTAGGGGAAGCTAATGTTGAGCTTTTGGACATCGTCCCTCTTCCTCAGATCCATCCAGGGGTTGTAGGCCACAGGTGGAAGCAGTGAAGGGACATCGGGGTCCGGGGCCAGAGTCATTTGTTCAATGGGATATAGACTCAGGTACTCCTGGAACGCATAAACTCTGTTCAGTAAAACCAGGCAACAAGGCCCCCTTCATACACAACACGCATGGAGAGAACCACTCATCACTTCACACTGGATGAGTACTGCTGAACCGACGCTGGATAGTTTAAtgaatgcatcatattttaacTGTTATAAAATGAAGAGTACAACCTGAATCTGCAATGTAACCAGTAACATTTCTGTCGGTAAAATGTTATTAGTACCGTGTTTTCCTCTGAAGCCGGAGTACGTCGCGACCACAGTTCAAATTATTTTAAGTGAAGAGTGAAGTCATCATCTGCACAATGTACTGAAATGTACGGAACGTCTGCTTTCAAGTTATAATGCTGGATGTTTAAACTATTAATAATTCATCGTATTTTAATAAGATATAGtaaaatctgaatctgcaatGTGCCGACTGTAAATGTGGTACGACAATGTTTTCCtatgaagtagaagtacacagtaggGAGTAGACAGGCCAGTTGCACACGTCTTAAAGTGCTTTGGGTCCTTTGGTTATTTCAGGGGACAATGACTTAAGTAAcaattcattatttataatttccAAAACATAAATCTATAGCAGTTTGGGAGAATATTAATATGATGAAAGATCAGTTTCTAATGTGGCTGAGGTGTCCAGACCACACGGGGTTAATCCCATGCAGCATCCATCACGCGCCGACAGACGGAGCTGGCGTGACCTTTTCCCTCTTTCCATCCCTCAACTTGCCACCTGGAAGGAAACTTCTTCGTCTCCgctcccatccatccaccttCCACTTCATCATACTCCCTTCATGCCGAATGGAGCCTCCCGTAGATCTAGATCAGGCCTCATTAAAGTCTCTTCACATGCAGCCCTCTATTCTCTGccttttaacaaacaaaaccagcacCCTAAAGCAACATTGGGCCTCCTGCAAGATGCACGAGTGCGAACAGAAACCTTCCTAAAGAGCTTGTGCGAGTGAACTATTTTTATTACTAACGATTGTGCATTTCGTTACCTTGAAGCAGTTTAAAgtttgaaaagagaaagaaaaagttgaATGATTTTGCATGAGATCCAATGCCACGGTCCTCTACGGACTCCGAGGGTATTGAATTCTGTTGGAAGACGATATTTGTTCCCAGCATGGCCGCGGCTCAACACTGTCCTGTACGGCACTCGTCTCCTCTACATTCATTCACCCTCATCTTCTGAAGGCCGTCCCGTTTCCACTCCACACAAGCGCCGGCTGATTGGATTGTACAATGCATGAATGGGCATTACAGGAATTCCACCTAAAGGATATTTGACCTTCAGTTCGTGGGGTTTGACATTGAGCTAGTAGATATCAGGATAATGGAGGCGCATCCGTACACGTCAGCCAATAATACAGTTTTAGTACAGGGATGCCAAATGTATGGTTCAGGTCATTTAGAAACTGTCAATTACAGCAGTTGTGCACCAGCCGGTCACATTATTCACCATAATGTTGTAGctaaatacatgtttattaGAAAAAAGTATTATTCAAGAAAACCCTTGTGAAGATGTTGGAGTAGGTTATATGCGATATAATAGTAATACCAGATGTTTGTCATTTCTGCAACGCTATAACTCAAATTCAAGGTTCACGATGAATCTCCACAGCATCGTGAAGCGGTGCAGCTCCCGCTAGATGGGCACGACGCCCGCTGCTAGTCAACAGCTCGTTGACTAAACGGGAGGTTTATCGGGTCAGAGCCATGACACGGTTAAACGTTTGTTTTAGGAGGACCAAAGAGTAGCGAGCCATCAAATGGCTCATCTTTTCAAAATCGTACCGAGGAGGGCCGTTAATGCACGAGCGAGCGTGCCGATAGGCGATCATGTGCTGGACGGCTGCCGGGGGAACCATTACCCACACGTTGCTCTTCTGAGTTGCACTGTAACAAGCCGTGGAAaccaaatggagaaaaaaagattaatacatttaaaaaaaaagatactgaCTGCGTTGGTTCAAAAGTGTGGCTCGCATACAAGCGGCTCAAACGGAGATCCAGCATGTCCACAGCTGGTTCTAATCATTCACGTCATATGTCCTTCGTTCTGATATTTGTAGTAATGTTGGCAGATCAAGTCCTCACTATGAAACTAGTTGTGAACGTCAAACCCTGCGGAGCCTCTTAAAGCCGGCTCGCCTCAACTCTGAACAACTGTTGATTTAACTGGTTTCTAACCATTGTCACTTCAAGCCGTGTAGAGGGTCTTAGAGGTGTGGACGTCAAGTACCTGTGGATGGGATTTGATCCGATGCATTCCGTTTGTGCAAATTAACACgcatgctgtttgttttttgcattttatttggttaatatttttttttaccatttttccTCTGTACAcgtttcttttaaatatgttctcatttatgaaaaaaaaaatagatacacaataatctatatatatatatatatatatctctctatctatatatattattgcgtatctatttttttttatctctatgGATACAGTATATCATtgcacagtaaaaaaagaaaagtcctgtACCTGAGGTATCCTGAAGGGAATGTGTGGTTTGTGAAAGCCCACCGCCAAGAAGAAAGGAACGTCGTCGTTGACCCGACTCTTCAGTAACCTCACTGCCTCGTCTGTGCTCTCCAGGTCAGGGAGGGTTCCCCCGGGCTGCTCCGCCACGTTCACCGCACACAGCAGGTTGGCGTGGAGTTTACCATCCTCTCCTTTACACACCTGGGGGGGAAAAGGGTTATTGTTAAGTGTCGTAGAGTTTCTTTCTTCAGAGTCTGGTGGCCGGTCCCCCAACTGAAGCTGCAGGATGATTTGGTGACTGAATTATTGCAAACTGATCAAGAAATGTCAtccaggttaaaaaaaatatataataattacaaaCGGATGTATATATGAacagtaaaaacatttgatcGGAATCTTTAAACTCGCATGCAAAGAGTGCCGCCTGGGACTGAAGATTCAACCCCTCAAACTACTACCATGCTATTGGAGTGAAAGCAATGCGTTCAAAAACattgtcatttaattttttttaatttagaatTTAGGGAGAATTAAGACATGACTTCAAAGTATTTTATGaagcaagacatttaaaaatgaactcCTCTGCGTCTTAAAGGCCTGAGTAACATTGAGATCGTTTGGAACTTGATTTCAGGCGCGAGGTGCAACGTGCACAAAGCACTTGAGCGAGGTTTAGCATCTTTATGTTCTCCATAGGAAAATAATGCCTGATGCCTTCACAGGGGTGCTAGACCAAAGTGTGACCATTACAAACTTACAAATGTGATTctcccgtgtgtgtgagagatacttttactttacacaccttttctttctcatatCTAAATGAAGCTGGGTGGAAGGCCGGGGTGGACCAGCTGTAGGGGAAGTCATCGGAGTGGTTGGAGGGAATACCTAAAGAGACAAAATACAACGCTACATCTATATAATTGGAGGCCAAATAAGTTATACTTTTTTCTAAGTGCTTCCTACCGCAGTGTAAGAATACACTGGAATTAATCTGACCTGGATGAAATATCTTGCCCACAGACGTGGTGAAGTACCCTCGAGATTTAAAGTACTGCGGCAGGGTTGTGTAGTTTCCAGAATGGGTTCTCCAGTAGGAGTTGAAGTCGTAGAGCCTGGTCGTGTCCGGCCTGCGACTGGTCAACATGGACGTACGGCTGGGAGCACACACGGCTTGCTGAGAAGAGCGGAAACGACACCTTTGAAGTTTCCCCTCATCATAAAAACATCATTCTAATAAATCACATAACAAACCACATATAACACCCGCTGACCTGTGCATATGCATGGAGAAAAACTTGGCTTTTGGAC
This region includes:
- the ids gene encoding iduronate 2-sulfatase, with the translated sequence MYTLRLLVLHALALAVVARRERRNVLFIMADDLRTSLGCYRHSVAKSPNIDQLASKSQVFLHAYAQQAVCAPSRTSMLTSRRPDTTRLYDFNSYWRTHSGNYTTLPQYFKSRGYFTTSVGKIFHPGIPSNHSDDFPYSWSTPAFHPASFRYEKEKVCKGEDGKLHANLLCAVNVAEQPGGTLPDLESTDEAVRLLKSRVNDDVPFFLAVGFHKPHIPFRIPQEYLSLYPIEQMTLAPDPDVPSLLPPVAYNPWMDLRKRDDVQKLNISFPYGPIPKDFQLRIRQHYYAAVSYMDAQVGRLLGALDELGLANGTMVVFTSDHGWSLGEHGEWAKYSNFDVSTRVPLIFYVPGVTGRDSLRGSTFPFINVLVQSELVFKNERVVKNVVELVDVFPTVSHLAGLKAPRPCPDFSFQEELCTEGKNRASTFQHRHKEQRITEAMSFSQYPRPADTPQVNSDLPDLKDITVMGYSLRCWDYRYTLWLGFNPKTFQVNVSDVHGGELYMLTDDPGEDRNVYDNFDHRAMMGKMASLPPTVSVQMRMRRQLLYLSTGRKTSRGPA